The following proteins come from a genomic window of Geomonas sp. RF6:
- a CDS encoding MBL fold metallo-hydrolase, whose amino-acid sequence MKCRITVICENSAGRLSGTLGENGFCALLECGGEMLLFDSGGGLTLLHNAQRMHLDLRRVERVVLSHGHYDHTGGLYPLLQSCGRKELIAHPALFTPRYTIHEGECRSVGIPYSRDFLAGLGATFSLERDFRELLPGLYCTGEVPRRTPFEEGDPSLCCDAAGVERDTVPDDQSLVLVTRKGLLLLLGCCHAGVVNTIELARERTGVAEVYGIIGGCHLAFSSAQQLEGTVKALRAYGVRKVCGGHCTGFSAAARLERDLPGAFRPAQVGYTIECEL is encoded by the coding sequence ATGAAATGCCGCATCACCGTCATATGTGAGAACAGCGCAGGGCGCCTCTCCGGGACGCTCGGCGAAAACGGCTTCTGTGCCCTCCTGGAGTGCGGCGGCGAAATGCTCCTCTTCGACAGCGGAGGAGGCCTCACGCTGTTGCACAACGCCCAGCGCATGCATCTCGATCTGCGGCGCGTCGAGCGCGTCGTCCTTTCCCACGGCCATTACGACCATACCGGCGGCCTCTATCCCCTCCTGCAAAGCTGCGGCCGCAAGGAGCTCATCGCCCACCCCGCCCTTTTCACCCCCCGCTATACCATCCACGAAGGTGAGTGCCGCTCCGTGGGGATTCCCTACAGTCGCGACTTTCTCGCCGGCCTTGGCGCCACCTTTTCCCTCGAGCGCGATTTTCGCGAGCTCCTCCCCGGGCTCTACTGCACCGGTGAAGTTCCGCGCCGCACCCCCTTCGAGGAGGGGGATCCCTCCCTCTGCTGCGATGCCGCCGGCGTCGAGCGCGACACCGTGCCGGACGACCAGTCCCTCGTCCTGGTGACGCGCAAAGGGCTTCTCCTCCTCCTCGGCTGCTGCCATGCGGGGGTCGTGAACACCATCGAACTCGCCCGCGAGCGCACCGGTGTGGCCGAGGTGTACGGGATCATCGGCGGCTGCCACCTCGCGTTCTCCTCCGCACAGCAGCTTGAGGGGACGGTGAAGGCGCTGCGCGCTTACGGAGTGCGGAAAGTCTGCGGCGGCCACTGCACCGGATTCAGCGCAGCCGCGCGTCTGGAGCGCGACCTCCCCGGCGCATTCCGCCCCGCCCAGGTCGGCTACACCATCGAGTGCGAGCTGTAG
- a CDS encoding sensor histidine kinase gives MSAQGDAVAAMLLEKVDSGVVYTDQTGTIVLLNRRAEEILQVPRGEVVGRRVDMLPLRTHIYRMLSENCRDIPVEMSVDGAIVAVHSTPLGDNGSAGEMYELRDITAVRQEMRQREEFVAMMTHDLKSPLTVITGYIQTLTAQKEERIDPTLHLCVQEMEKSAGKMLAMIDDVLDAYRLEAGLLQIDKSPCDLGGILEACCSDGARDAQVHGSSFEKVITHDLPVLRLDGKQIGRVFANLIGNAVKFTPRRGSISVHSAVEEKDLVVEVKDTGIGIAQDELPLIFNKYYRSSSAQGFKGTGLGLTISKAIVEAHGGSISVESQSGGGSRFSVRIPLEGNEANGN, from the coding sequence ATGAGCGCGCAAGGAGATGCTGTGGCCGCGATGCTCCTGGAAAAGGTCGACAGTGGAGTCGTGTACACGGACCAGACGGGGACGATCGTGCTCCTGAACCGCAGGGCGGAGGAGATACTCCAGGTACCCCGGGGGGAGGTCGTCGGCAGGAGGGTGGACATGCTCCCGCTGCGCACCCACATCTACCGGATGCTGAGCGAGAACTGCAGGGACATCCCTGTGGAGATGAGTGTCGACGGCGCCATCGTGGCTGTGCACTCCACCCCGCTGGGGGACAACGGGTCGGCGGGGGAGATGTACGAGCTTCGGGACATCACCGCCGTGCGCCAGGAGATGCGGCAGCGCGAGGAGTTCGTAGCGATGATGACCCACGACCTCAAGTCCCCCCTCACCGTCATCACCGGCTACATCCAGACCCTCACGGCGCAAAAGGAGGAGAGGATCGATCCGACCCTGCACCTGTGCGTGCAGGAGATGGAAAAGAGCGCCGGGAAGATGCTCGCCATGATCGACGACGTCCTCGACGCCTACCGGCTCGAGGCGGGTCTTTTGCAAATCGACAAGAGTCCCTGCGACCTCGGCGGGATTCTCGAGGCGTGCTGCAGCGACGGTGCGCGCGACGCCCAGGTGCACGGCTCCTCCTTTGAAAAGGTCATCACCCACGACCTCCCCGTGCTCAGGCTGGACGGGAAGCAGATCGGCCGCGTCTTTGCGAACCTCATCGGAAACGCGGTCAAATTCACCCCCCGGCGCGGATCGATCTCCGTGCACAGCGCGGTGGAGGAGAAGGATCTGGTAGTGGAGGTGAAGGATACCGGCATCGGTATCGCCCAGGACGAGCTCCCTCTCATCTTCAACAAGTACTACCGTTCCTCGTCGGCCCAGGGATTCAAGGGGACCGGGCTGGGGCTCACCATCAGCAAGGCGATAGTGGAGGCGCACGGGGGTAGCATCAGCGTGGAGAGCCAGAGCGGCGGGGGGAGCCGTTTTTCGGTGCGCATCCCGCTGGAGGGGAACGAAGCGAACGGTAATTGA